From Alloacidobacterium dinghuense:
AACGATCCAACGGCTGCGCTACCGCGATGGCGACGATCACACCGTATGGCTTGAAAAAGACAAGGTCTACAAGGTCACGTTGACTCCGATGAATACGTCGAATCTCTTCGCGGCTGGACATCGAATCCGTCTGGAAGTAGCTGGCTCGAATTTTCCTCGCTTCGATCGCAACCTGAATACCGGCGGGAATAACTACGATGAAACGACCTCGGTCGTAGCGCATACGTCGATTCATCACTCAGAGAAGTATCCAAGCACAATGACGATTACGGTTGTGCCGAAGTCTTAAGAAAACCGCCACGGCAAGAAATCCGCTGACCCAGAAAGAAAGGAGCCTTTGTTGAAAGTGGGATCGCGCTCGACGATCATGTCACTTACCTTTCATGAGCAATCTACAGCACACGTTGAATTTCATCAGCCAGCTTTGTCCATGCTTCGAGGTCGACGAAGTGGCCTACGCCGGGGAGCGGTCGCCAATCACCTTCGCAGCCCGCGTCGTTGAAGCTCTTGATGGCGACTGCGGATGGCAGTGCTCCGTCTTTCATTCCCCAAACCATCGTGACCGGGATGCTGATCGGCGTCTGGTAGAGCGCATAGAGACGCTTGTGCTGCGACGGCAAAAGCAGGGTGCGCACGAAGGCGCGGTAGTACTGGATGGGTCCGTGCATATCGGCGGCGGTTTGGAAGCGGCCTACGATTTCGTCGACGAGTGCGATGTCCATGGTGCCCGTCTGGCCTTGTCTCACGGTGAACGACCACTTCAGCAGCTTGCGGCCGAGATTCGTGGTCATAAACCACTCCGGGAACCATGGAATCTGGAAGAACGGCACCCAGGGAATGCGAAATGGCTGCCAGTCCTCACAGGTGAGCGCGGCGCGGACAAGCGTTTTTGTATGCGTGCAGTTGACGACGACCAGCTTGCGAATGAGCGACGCATAGCGATGCGAGAAGAGCCATCCCAGCGCGCCTCCCCAGTCGTGGGTAACAAGCAAGCAACCCTGAATGCCGAGCGTTTCGATGAGCGCACGGATGTCATCGGTGAGAGTAAAGACATCGTAGCCCCCGTTTGAATAAGTGGTGCCGGGGTAGCCGCGCAGATCCGGCGCGTAGATGCGGTTCTCGGGCATCAACTCCATGACGTGTCGCCAGCTCATCCAGCCCTCGGGAAAGCCGTGGATGCAGAGGATAGGCCTCGCGTCTGCTGGACCCGAAACGGCGACGTGGAAGGTGATGCCGTTGGCTGCGACCTGCCGGTGTTCGATGTTTGCGGGCATCAGGCGCTCCGAAACATGGCGTGGGTTTTGACGATAACAGATGTCGTCTGATTGCCAACAAGTTTCTGTGGAATCGTGTTGCGGGTGGGACTGGCGTTTCAGGTTCGGTCTGTCCCGAACCTTATACCACGTGGGTTACGTCCATTTCGCTGAGGCGCAGGACGAGGCACTTGGCAGCCCCGCCGGCTTTCAGGAATTCAGTCAGCTCCACTTCGATGACGCAAAAGCCGCGCGACTCCAACTGCGCGCGTAGCTCCGGGCTGATTCTGTTCAGCACAATGCTTCGCCCTGCATTGACTGCATTGCAGGCGAAACGCAGCGCGTCAGCTTCGGAGACGGCGATCCGCTTCGCCGGACTGTAGCGCGTTTCGATGCGGAGCTGCGAATCGGCGTCGAAGGCTGCGGGATAGTACATGACGTCGCCGTTCGAGAGCGGGCAGAAGCAGGTGTCGAGGTGATAGAAGCGCGGGTCTACCAATCGCAATGAGACCACCTCAATGTTCCACAGGTCGGTGAGATGGCGGTGGCTCGATTCGCGCGTGCGCAGACCATGACCCGCCCACAGGCGCGAACCGTCGGCTTCGAAGAGCGCGTCGCCTTCCCCCTCAAACGGCGTGGCACGGGGAAGCTCGCATACAGCAAAGCCAGACTCGTGAAACCAGCGGCGGAAGTGCGGTTCTTCGCCCTGCCGTTCAGGATGATGGAAGCTGCTCAGGGCGACGATGCCGTCGTGAACGAGACCGGCGTTGGCGGTGAAAACCATGTCGGGTGAGCCGGGCTGCGGTTCGACGAGGTGGATGTGCGCGATGGCAGACAAGGCGCAGTATAGGTGCTCCCACTGCATGGCGGCCTGCTCGCGCGAAGAGCGGTGGACGTTGCCCTCCATCCAGGGATTGATGACGTAGTTCACGTCATAGAGTTTTGGGGGACACATGAGGAAGGTTGGCTGGTTGTTAGCCGGGTTCGTTATGGTTCCCATGCCAGAGTGTGCCTTGGTTCCGATGACGCGTCAATATGAATGATCATGCCCAGGAATCAGCATAATCATGCATTGGAAGCCTTGTGGAAAGCGGATCGGCGCATTGGACTGCAGTTTTTTGTGTATAGTCTTTCATCTTGACCACGGGGAGTTCGGAAGCTGTCTGCTACAATCCGGCCATCGCAAAAAATATGAAGACTAGACCCGTCGCTGCACTTTTACTTGCTGTCACACTGCCAATCGCTGCCCAAACTACCAAGAACGTTCCTGTGAAAAAAGCTCCAACCGATCCGCTCACGGTCCACCGCAATGCCATTGTGATTGACACGCACGCAGACACGACGCAGCGGCTGGTGGATGAAAACTATGACCTCACCGATCCGCTGAATGGCGGGCAGTTGAATTTTGATGCGGCGAAGAAGGGCAACCTGGGCGCGGAGTTTTTCTCCATCTGGGTCGAGCCGGATCTGTACAAAGACCACTATGCGCGGCGAACGCTGGAGTTGATTGACGCGGTCTATCAGCAGGCGGCAAAGCACCCGAACCAGATGATGATGGCGTATTCGCCTGCGGACATTGTGACGGCGCACCGCGAGCACAAGCTGGCCGCGCTGATGGGCATCGAGGGTGGTCACTCGATTGAGAACTCGCTGGCTCTGCTGCGCGACTATTACCGGCTGGGTGTGCGCTACATGACCCTGACCTGGTCGAACTCGAATGACTGGGCGGATTCGTCGGGCGACGCCGACGATCCGAAGGTCCACCACACCGAAGACGGGCTGACGGACTTCGGCAAGGACGTGGTGTACGAGATGAACCGTCTGGGAATGATGGTAGACATCTCGCACGTCTCGGACAAGACGTTTTATCGCGCCGTGATTACGTCGCGGGCTCCGGTCATTGCGTCGCATTCGTCGGCGCGGGCGCTGTGCAATGCTCCGCGCAACATGACCGATGACATGCTACGCGCGGTGGCTCGCAGCGGAGGGCCGAACAGCAAGGGTGGCGTGGTGATGGTGAATTACTACTCGGCGTTTATCAGCCAGGAGTACCGCGACGCCATGCTGAAGCAGGAGCCGGAGGTCAGGACGGCTACGGAAGACCTGAAGGCGCAGTTCGCCAAGGAAGGCAAGCAGGTAACGTATGGCGATCTCGAGAAGCCGCAAAAATCCTATGCCGACAAGATTCCACGCCCTCCGTTGAGCGCGCTGATTGATCACATTGACCACATCGCGAAAGTCGCAGGCGTGGACCACGTAGGGTTAGGGTCGGATTTCGATGGCGTCTCAGGACAGCTACCCGAGGGGATCGACTCGGCTGCCGATCTGCCGAAGATTACGCAGGCACTGATGGATCGCGGGTACTCGGCTGCGGACTGCGACAAGATTCTTGGCGGGAATTTGCTGCGCGTATTTCGAGAGGTGGAGGCTACTGCGAAGGAGTTGCAGGCGGAGTCGGGGACTCG
This genomic window contains:
- a CDS encoding alpha/beta fold hydrolase; the encoded protein is MPANIEHRQVAANGITFHVAVSGPADARPILCIHGFPEGWMSWRHVMELMPENRIYAPDLRGYPGTTYSNGGYDVFTLTDDIRALIETLGIQGCLLVTHDWGGALGWLFSHRYASLIRKLVVVNCTHTKTLVRAALTCEDWQPFRIPWVPFFQIPWFPEWFMTTNLGRKLLKWSFTVRQGQTGTMDIALVDEIVGRFQTAADMHGPIQYYRAFVRTLLLPSQHKRLYALYQTPISIPVTMVWGMKDGALPSAVAIKSFNDAGCEGDWRPLPGVGHFVDLEAWTKLADEIQRVL
- a CDS encoding dimethylarginine dimethylaminohydrolase family protein, giving the protein MGTITNPANNQPTFLMCPPKLYDVNYVINPWMEGNVHRSSREQAAMQWEHLYCALSAIAHIHLVEPQPGSPDMVFTANAGLVHDGIVALSSFHHPERQGEEPHFRRWFHESGFAVCELPRATPFEGEGDALFEADGSRLWAGHGLRTRESSHRHLTDLWNIEVVSLRLVDPRFYHLDTCFCPLSNGDVMYYPAAFDADSQLRIETRYSPAKRIAVSEADALRFACNAVNAGRSIVLNRISPELRAQLESRGFCVIEVELTEFLKAGGAAKCLVLRLSEMDVTHVV
- a CDS encoding dipeptidase encodes the protein MKTRPVAALLLAVTLPIAAQTTKNVPVKKAPTDPLTVHRNAIVIDTHADTTQRLVDENYDLTDPLNGGQLNFDAAKKGNLGAEFFSIWVEPDLYKDHYARRTLELIDAVYQQAAKHPNQMMMAYSPADIVTAHREHKLAALMGIEGGHSIENSLALLRDYYRLGVRYMTLTWSNSNDWADSSGDADDPKVHHTEDGLTDFGKDVVYEMNRLGMMVDISHVSDKTFYRAVITSRAPVIASHSSARALCNAPRNMTDDMLRAVARSGGPNSKGGVVMVNYYSAFISQEYRDAMLKQEPEVRTATEDLKAQFAKEGKQVTYGDLEKPQKSYADKIPRPPLSALIDHIDHIAKVAGVDHVGLGSDFDGVSGQLPEGIDSAADLPKITQALMDRGYSAADCDKILGGNLLRVFREVEATAKELQAESGTRPKIGEQQPFKKQ